One Lysobacter enzymogenes DNA segment encodes these proteins:
- a CDS encoding M13 family metallopeptidase, translating into MSKSRLPFLALFVLSAATTATAGGLHGIQPGDLNRQGNACNDFFDYANGAWRQQNPIPDYMDRWSRRWQAGELNKERVRDILGELSARQDWAKGSAGQLAGDFYAACMDESRVNALGAKPVRPWLDEIGALKDRAGVQREIGKLHDAGIAAPFALSAGEDLREPSKTIAHIYASGLGMPDRDYYLKPEPRFVEARAKYLAHVAKMFELAGTPAEQAQRDAQTVFDFEKRLAEASLDNVQLRDPKLQDNPTPFAGLAKLAPGFDWGRYFDAAQLPRDAVNVTQPKFLRQFEKELATAPVAQWKAYLQWHVLNAAADSLSQPFVEENFAFNGKFLTGATEMKPRWKRCAELTDAQLGEALGQKYVEKYFPPEAKARMQEMVKNILAAMDDTIRELDWMDAATKQKALEKRSTFVAKLGYPDKFKDYQGVAVSRESAWANLVATSRWNVADNRGQVGKPTDRSRWGMTPPTSNAYYNPLQNEIVFPAGILQPPAFDVNATDAVNYGAIGVIIGHEISHGFDDQGAQFDAQGRLANWWTPADGKQFAAKGQCVVDQFEGYFIEPGVHHNGKLVLGESIGDLAGAKIAYRAYLKSREGKGPEPTLDGFTPEQQFFIAWGQFRGDETRLETQRTMIQGDPHPIAKYRVNGPLSNLPAFQQAFQCKAGDAMVRAEEQRCEVW; encoded by the coding sequence GTGTCCAAGTCCCGCCTGCCGTTCCTCGCTTTGTTCGTCCTGTCGGCCGCGACCACCGCCACCGCCGGCGGCTTGCACGGCATCCAGCCCGGCGATCTCAACCGCCAGGGCAATGCCTGCAACGATTTCTTCGACTACGCCAACGGCGCCTGGCGCCAGCAGAACCCGATTCCGGATTACATGGACCGCTGGAGCCGGCGCTGGCAGGCCGGCGAGCTCAACAAGGAGCGGGTGCGCGACATCCTGGGCGAACTGTCGGCGCGGCAGGACTGGGCCAAGGGCAGCGCCGGGCAGCTGGCCGGCGATTTCTACGCCGCATGCATGGACGAGTCGCGGGTGAACGCGCTCGGCGCCAAGCCGGTGCGGCCGTGGCTGGACGAGATCGGTGCGCTCAAGGATCGCGCGGGCGTCCAGCGCGAGATCGGCAAGCTGCACGATGCCGGCATCGCCGCGCCGTTCGCGCTGTCGGCCGGCGAAGACCTGCGCGAGCCGTCCAAGACCATCGCCCATATCTACGCCAGCGGGCTGGGCATGCCCGACCGCGACTACTACCTCAAGCCCGAGCCGCGCTTCGTCGAGGCGCGCGCCAAGTACCTCGCGCACGTGGCGAAGATGTTCGAACTGGCCGGCACGCCGGCCGAACAGGCCCAGCGCGACGCGCAGACCGTGTTCGACTTCGAGAAGCGCCTGGCCGAGGCCTCGCTCGACAACGTGCAACTGCGCGACCCCAAGCTGCAGGACAACCCGACCCCGTTCGCCGGCCTGGCCAAGCTCGCGCCGGGCTTCGACTGGGGCCGCTATTTCGACGCCGCGCAGCTGCCGCGCGATGCGGTCAACGTGACCCAGCCCAAGTTCCTGCGCCAGTTCGAGAAAGAACTGGCGACCGCGCCGGTGGCGCAGTGGAAGGCCTATCTGCAATGGCACGTGCTCAACGCCGCCGCCGATTCGCTGTCGCAGCCGTTCGTGGAGGAGAACTTCGCCTTCAACGGCAAGTTCCTCACCGGCGCGACCGAGATGAAGCCGCGCTGGAAGCGCTGCGCCGAGCTCACCGACGCCCAGCTCGGCGAAGCGCTGGGGCAGAAATACGTGGAGAAATACTTCCCGCCCGAAGCCAAGGCGCGCATGCAGGAGATGGTCAAGAACATCCTCGCGGCGATGGACGACACCATCCGCGAGCTGGACTGGATGGACGCGGCGACCAAGCAAAAGGCGCTGGAGAAGCGCTCCACCTTCGTCGCCAAGCTCGGCTATCCGGACAAGTTCAAGGATTACCAGGGCGTGGCGGTGTCGCGCGAGTCGGCCTGGGCCAATCTGGTGGCGACTTCGCGCTGGAACGTCGCCGACAACCGCGGCCAGGTCGGCAAACCGACCGACCGCAGCCGTTGGGGCATGACCCCGCCGACTTCGAACGCCTACTACAACCCGCTGCAGAACGAGATCGTGTTCCCGGCCGGCATCCTGCAGCCGCCGGCGTTCGACGTGAACGCGACCGACGCGGTCAACTACGGCGCCATCGGCGTGATCATCGGCCATGAGATCAGCCACGGCTTCGACGACCAGGGCGCGCAGTTCGACGCCCAGGGCCGCCTGGCGAACTGGTGGACGCCGGCCGACGGCAAGCAGTTCGCGGCCAAGGGCCAGTGCGTGGTCGACCAGTTCGAGGGCTATTTCATCGAGCCGGGCGTGCACCATAACGGCAAGCTGGTGCTGGGCGAATCCATCGGCGATCTGGCCGGCGCCAAGATCGCGTACCGCGCCTATCTGAAGTCGCGCGAGGGCAAGGGGCCGGAGCCGACCCTGGACGGCTTCACCCCGGAGCAGCAGTTCTTCATCGCCTGGGGCCAGTTCCGCGGCGACGAGACCCGGCTGGAGACCCAGCGCACGATGATCCAGGGCGACCCGCATCCGATCGCCAAGTACCGCGTCAACGGCCCGCTGTCGAACCTGCCGGCGTTCCAGCAGGCGTTCCAGTGCAAGGCCGGCGATGCGATGGTGCGGGCGGAGGAGCAGCGCTGCGAGGTGTGGTGA
- a CDS encoding DUF262 domain-containing protein, whose amino-acid sequence MKITPNALSLNQLFSSMNEQFVIPAYQRRYSWRERQIDELIEDIYLTENVDTHLLGSIVCLTGQHTAGVNQLELVDGQQRLTTITILLECIRQRVQQEDDADLVAELSRMLTAKALGKEPMRKVQLDSLDAEEFERLLKAAGAAEDEGFRNRQLVNAFKFVRGWLATLTADEVAGFLYKLQNQALIIRLDVGEAKDAFKLFETINNRGLKLSPTDIIKNFVLGNAARFGAAELQEARGSWAKLVSHLDGADSDAFFRYFLIVQLKQRVTKSEVVGEFKWLFMNEVFEAEKLPDRHLYSDDEDEDSDEGGAAANADGKSEIIEREHAASISFSDFLLRLVGCAKAYGEIVRTHTGDKRIDRHLRNLKMIKAAQTHGLLMHLRVGGIDAKRFVEVLKLTESFVLRRHVYKERANETEALFAKLCSIDPKDPLGDIREAYRDACPADDRFRDDFAAATYTSNIIDRARYCLERIEMDRHGQHEEMHVLGADAVEVEHIIPQKISSKSAKKEFGDWVEYLGERAEAKHPKYVSRIGNLTIFAGVLNITASNNPFIKSGRRTRLRPSS is encoded by the coding sequence ATGAAGATCACTCCGAACGCACTCAGTCTCAATCAGCTTTTCAGCTCGATGAACGAGCAGTTCGTCATTCCTGCGTACCAGCGGCGTTATTCGTGGCGCGAACGCCAGATCGACGAACTCATCGAAGACATCTACCTGACCGAAAACGTCGATACGCATTTGCTGGGCAGCATCGTGTGCCTGACCGGGCAGCATACGGCGGGGGTGAATCAGCTCGAACTGGTGGACGGACAACAGCGCCTGACCACGATCACGATCCTGCTGGAATGCATCAGGCAGCGGGTGCAGCAAGAAGACGATGCCGACCTTGTGGCGGAACTGTCGCGCATGCTGACCGCGAAGGCGTTGGGCAAGGAGCCGATGCGCAAGGTGCAGCTGGACTCGCTGGATGCGGAGGAGTTCGAGCGGCTGCTGAAGGCCGCGGGGGCTGCGGAGGACGAGGGCTTTCGCAACAGGCAGTTGGTCAACGCATTCAAGTTCGTTCGTGGCTGGTTGGCGACGTTGACCGCCGACGAGGTCGCGGGCTTTCTGTACAAGCTGCAGAACCAGGCGCTGATCATTCGTCTGGACGTGGGCGAGGCTAAGGATGCGTTCAAGCTGTTCGAAACGATCAACAACCGCGGGCTGAAGCTGAGCCCGACCGACATCATCAAGAACTTCGTGCTCGGCAATGCGGCGAGATTCGGCGCGGCCGAGCTCCAGGAGGCGCGCGGCAGCTGGGCCAAGTTGGTGTCGCATCTGGACGGCGCGGATTCGGACGCGTTCTTTCGCTATTTCCTGATCGTGCAGTTGAAGCAGAGAGTGACCAAATCCGAGGTGGTCGGCGAGTTCAAATGGTTGTTCATGAATGAAGTGTTCGAGGCGGAAAAGCTGCCGGACCGGCATTTGTATTCCGACGACGAAGACGAGGACTCCGACGAAGGCGGTGCGGCCGCGAACGCCGACGGCAAGAGCGAGATCATCGAGCGCGAACACGCGGCCAGCATCAGTTTCAGCGACTTCTTGCTGCGCCTGGTCGGTTGCGCCAAGGCCTATGGCGAGATCGTGCGGACGCATACGGGCGACAAGCGCATCGACCGCCATCTGCGCAACCTGAAGATGATCAAGGCCGCCCAGACCCACGGATTGTTGATGCATTTGCGGGTGGGCGGAATCGATGCGAAGCGCTTCGTGGAGGTGCTCAAGCTTACCGAGAGCTTCGTGCTGCGCCGGCACGTGTACAAGGAGCGCGCCAACGAAACCGAGGCGCTGTTCGCCAAGTTGTGCTCGATCGATCCGAAGGATCCCCTGGGCGATATCCGCGAAGCCTATCGCGACGCATGCCCGGCCGACGACCGGTTTCGCGACGACTTCGCCGCGGCCACGTACACGTCCAACATCATCGATCGGGCGCGCTATTGCCTGGAGCGTATCGAGATGGACAGGCACGGCCAGCACGAGGAAATGCATGTGTTGGGGGCCGATGCGGTCGAGGTCGAGCACATCATTCCGCAGAAGATATCCAGCAAGAGCGCGAAGAAGGAATTCGGCGACTGGGTCGAGTATCTGGGCGAGCGGGCGGAGGCGAAGCATCCGAAGTACGTCTCCCGCATCGGAAACCTGACGATTTTCGCCGGCGTTTTGAACATCACCGCGTCGAACAATCCGTTCATCAAAAGCGGGCGGCGTACAAGGCTTCGTCCATCAAGCTGA
- a CDS encoding S8 family serine peptidase has product MRSIAHSRPTLLLRALLPCLALAAIPAVAAAASPSNPTAPQVLLPKPIKTQLGRYDSREFIEVKFVDDSRVSLHGSRLSSAKFGRLAALEGLTGGAGPVAALEPLFRADAATLQALAKSAQTADSQPDLSQWFRLRVKPGQDIARVIDELNAMSIVETAYAAPLPVAPPASPAYHDFQTYKLPAAQSGIDSDYARTVAGGNGAGIRVLDVEYSWNTNHEDLSKLRLAGARINNGTPSDPFNDNNHGTAVMGQLVADNNGIGVTGLVDGASAHVTNAMNTERGYDPANAILTAANALRAGDVILIEQQAAGPSACNGYVPTEWIPSVHAAIITATNKGIHVVQAGGNGNMNLDNTACFGSPFPGGRADSGAIIVGAGGPRSIIWCSDSVAERAKQPFSSYGSRVNVQAWGRCVTTTGYGNLYNGGVNAYYTKTFSGTSSASPIVAAAVVALSGIAKQRGITLTPRQMRDLLKNTGTPQAGGGGNIGPLPNLRAAIAQLGTL; this is encoded by the coding sequence ATGCGTTCCATCGCCCACTCCCGTCCCACGCTCCTGCTCCGCGCCCTGCTGCCGTGCCTGGCGCTCGCCGCGATCCCCGCCGTCGCCGCGGCCGCCTCGCCGTCGAACCCGACCGCGCCGCAGGTGCTGCTGCCCAAGCCGATCAAGACCCAGCTCGGCCGCTACGACTCGCGCGAATTCATCGAAGTCAAATTCGTCGACGACAGCCGCGTCAGCCTGCACGGCAGCCGCCTGAGCTCGGCCAAGTTCGGCCGCCTGGCCGCGCTGGAAGGCCTCACCGGCGGCGCCGGCCCGGTCGCCGCGCTGGAGCCGCTGTTCCGCGCCGACGCCGCCACGCTGCAAGCGCTGGCCAAGAGCGCGCAGACCGCGGACTCGCAACCCGACCTGAGCCAATGGTTCCGCCTGCGGGTCAAGCCCGGCCAGGACATCGCCCGCGTCATCGACGAACTCAACGCCATGAGCATCGTCGAAACCGCCTACGCCGCGCCGCTGCCGGTCGCACCGCCGGCCTCGCCCGCGTACCACGACTTCCAGACCTACAAGCTGCCGGCGGCGCAGAGCGGCATCGACAGCGATTACGCCCGCACCGTGGCCGGCGGCAACGGCGCCGGCATCCGCGTGCTCGATGTCGAATACAGCTGGAACACCAACCACGAAGACCTGTCCAAGCTGCGCCTGGCCGGCGCGCGCATCAACAACGGCACGCCCAGCGATCCGTTCAACGACAACAACCACGGCACCGCGGTGATGGGCCAACTGGTAGCCGACAACAACGGCATCGGCGTCACCGGCCTGGTCGACGGCGCCAGCGCGCACGTCACCAACGCGATGAACACCGAGCGCGGCTACGACCCGGCCAACGCCATCCTCACCGCCGCCAACGCGCTGCGCGCGGGCGATGTGATCCTGATCGAGCAGCAGGCCGCCGGCCCGAGCGCGTGCAACGGCTACGTGCCGACCGAATGGATTCCGTCGGTGCATGCCGCCATCATCACAGCGACCAACAAGGGCATCCACGTGGTCCAGGCCGGCGGCAACGGCAACATGAACCTCGACAACACCGCCTGCTTCGGCTCGCCGTTCCCCGGCGGCCGCGCCGACTCCGGCGCGATCATCGTCGGCGCCGGCGGGCCGCGTTCGATCATCTGGTGCAGCGACAGCGTCGCCGAGCGCGCCAAGCAACCGTTCTCCAGCTACGGCTCGCGCGTCAACGTCCAGGCCTGGGGCCGCTGCGTCACCACCACCGGCTACGGCAACCTCTACAACGGCGGCGTCAACGCCTACTACACCAAGACCTTCTCCGGCACCTCCAGCGCCTCGCCGATCGTCGCCGCGGCGGTGGTCGCGCTGTCGGGCATCGCCAAGCAGCGCGGCATCACCCTGACCCCGCGGCAGATGCGCGACCTGCTCAAGAACACCGGCACGCCGCAGGCCGGCGGCGGCGGCAACATCGGTCCGCTGCCGAACCTGCGCGCGGCGATCGCGCAGTTGGGCACGCTGTGA
- a CDS encoding DUF3885 domain-containing protein, protein MTPVDLLERWQRAYPDVPPVGFLCRRALPERWVRTHSLADAQRYPDTPQQLAQALQRYNATAAHVLGEDRDCLLFVARFGADTRLRDDEAVQLRAARPVHVLGHGRGDDAIQVFAAPVRWRSGAFDPLLAGIAEQGTGSTLFFDPAGGGAFAPYDGGADHFLASPEQAARMKTRFAAWLSRRPDGL, encoded by the coding sequence ATGACGCCCGTCGACCTCCTCGAACGCTGGCAACGCGCCTACCCGGACGTCCCGCCGGTGGGCTTCCTCTGCCGCCGCGCCCTGCCCGAGCGCTGGGTGCGCACCCACAGCCTGGCCGACGCCCAGCGCTATCCGGATACGCCGCAGCAACTGGCGCAAGCACTGCAACGCTACAACGCCACCGCCGCGCACGTCCTTGGCGAGGACCGCGACTGCCTGCTGTTCGTCGCCCGCTTCGGCGCGGACACCCGCTTGCGCGACGACGAAGCCGTGCAACTGCGCGCAGCGCGGCCCGTGCACGTGCTCGGCCACGGCCGCGGCGACGACGCAATCCAGGTGTTCGCCGCGCCCGTGCGCTGGCGCAGCGGCGCGTTCGATCCGCTGCTGGCCGGCATCGCCGAGCAAGGCACCGGTTCCACGCTGTTCTTCGATCCCGCCGGCGGCGGCGCGTTCGCGCCCTACGACGGCGGCGCCGATCACTTTCTCGCCTCGCCCGAACAGGCCGCGCGGATGAAGACGCGCTTCGCCGCGTGGCTGTCGCGCAGGCCCGACGGCTTGTGA